The window ATGTGAAAAACATTTACTGAAGCCGGCGATAACTCTAAAGCTATTTCTCCTTTACTAAAATCTTTAACTTCCGTTTGCTGCATTCTAATTTGATCAGGTTTATCGGACGAATTAAAATCTGTGGGATGATTCGATTTCAGAAAATCTTTAGTAACGTTTTTGATTTCTTTATTTAATTCGACTGTTAGCTTGACCTGATCATTTAAATTAGCGTTAATAACATCAAGAATAATTTCTCCATCTTTTTTTGAGGCAAAAGTATAAACGTTTTTTTGGTCCTGATTAGTCTGAATTCTCAAAGCAGAATTGCCTCTATGCGCCTTATACATCATGAAAACATCATAGTTCGGCGTCAAAATTGTCTGATCGCCTTCAGTCAATATCAGCGAGTTTAAAACGTTAATTGTTTGAGCAACACAAGCCATTGATACTTTATCGGAATTTTTTTGCAAAATGTCCAGCATAAGAGCCGTTGAAATTGCATCTCGCATCGTGACCTCTTGTTTTAATGCCGGTTTGGCGGTAAAGGCAGTTCTATGCCAATTGCCCCATTCCCCGACCACCAAATCGATTCGGTCAAGTCTATGATCCAGCGACGATTCAGGCTGAGGTATATTTTGCAAACCTTCTTTGATCAAATCGGCTTGTTGGTTGATAATCTGATCTAATTCCTGAGTCCCATTAATAACCCGGTACCAATCATCTTCGCCAAAATCTGTCGGAGTATCGGACTCGTGTTCAATGTTCCAGTTGTAAAAGTGCAGATCCATAGCATTAATACCCGGTTGTCGATAACGAGAAAAAGCTTTCAAGAAATCTTTTGTCCACTCCACACGTTCTATCGACTTATTGCCATCAGGACCGCTTGCAATTTTATAGATTGGGTTCTTATCAAAAATGCTTTTTTGGAAAGTCGGCATTGCCGATGCATATTCCCGATATTTATCGGCATACATTTCCGGCGTCATTGATCCGCCGCCGCCCCAAACTTCATTACCAATTCCCCAATATTTAACGGCATATGGGTCAGCATGTCCATTGTCTTTTCGTTGATCCGATAATGAAGTTTTTTCATCGCGATTGCAATACTCCATCCAGTCCTTCATTTCTTGAACACTGCCGCTGAGCATATTTATATTGAACCAAGGCTGTGAACCGATTAATTCACAGAATTCCATAAATTCATCTGTTCCAAACGAATGTCGATCCTTTTGATAAGTTCCAAAATTTTCATTAAAGGAAACAGGACGATCTTTTTGTGGACCAATCCCATCCTGCCAATGATAGGTGTCGGCATAACATCCACCAGGCCAGCGAACTACCGGCGGAGCAAGTTTCTTTAAAGCATCAATGGTTCCTTTTCGCATTCCATCGATGTTTGGAATTTTTGAATCTCTGCCTACCCAGATTCCTTCATCAATGCAATTCCCTAAAAATTCGATAAACTGACCATGCAAATTAGGATTAATTTTTCCATAAGTATTTTGATCATCAATATTTATCTTCATAGATTTATTGCCTCCTTACGAAATCTATGGTAATAATAATGTAAGCGTTTTAATATAAGAATTTTAAACAGATTATCAAATTTTTATGCTAAATCGGCATGAAAATGCGCTAATCAGAACTCAATTAAACTTAAATTCTTAAGAAGGCTCAGTCATTGAAAACTACATTGGATGCCATTTTGAATCATCTTATAAGAGTGCTTCGGGTCCCAATTCGTCTATTTCAGCAGGACCGTTTAATTCAATACTGGGGCCACCCTCCACATTCAGATAAAATAATCAATGATCATGAATTAATCAATCAAATACTGCTTAATTCAAGCAAAAAATTTCCATATTTAAAATATTTATCCCAGCAAAAAATTCTTGCAGTAATTTCCGGCAAAAACGTTAAATATGTCATTGGCCCGGTGACTATCAATGATTCCTCTGAAAAAGCACAGGCAGCTATTAAAATCGACAATCCCGGCTATTCGACAGAATTTTTATTCGAAGAACTAAATTTACTTCAAAACGCAATTCATGGAAGCGACCTTCAAAATTCGGATATCTTTATCGATAATCACTTGAGCAAGAGCAAAATTCAAAATAACGATACTCAAATAGCCCGGTATTCCAGCGATAACCAAGAAAACGAGTTTGTTCATAACCCTTACGACCAAGAAGTGAGAGAACTTCGCAGCGTAACCGAGGGTAATTTATCAGCATTGAATGAAAGCATTCACGAATCATATGAAGGCAGGTTTGCTACACTTGGACCAACAAAATTGCGTTCTCTGAAAAATCTGGCAATTGTAGATCTGGCATTACTGGCACGGGCAGCGATTAAAGGAGGAATTGATTACGAACAATCATTTACAATAAATGATCAATACATTCGATCAGTCGAACAAGCCAGCAATGTTCAAGACGTTACCGCTTTAAGTTTGCAAGCGAAAATTCAATATACCGAGTTGGTTCATAAAATTCATTATCCAATTGAAAAAACAAAAACTAATCTAATCATTAAACGCTGTAAAAAATATATTCAGACTCATCTGCATAATAAAATCCACCTCGATAAACTGGCTAGATATTGCAATGTTAGCGAACCATATTTATCTAAGCTATTTCACAGTACTCAACAAACAACCATAAACGAATACATTCAAAAAGAAAAAATCGAAGCAAGTAAACGCGATTTAATTTATACAGACTCACCAATTAACACGATTGCTCTTAATTTTGGCTACGCCTCGACCAGCCATTACGGAAGCATGTTCAAAAGAATTAACGGCATGACACCGCTTAAATATCGCAACACATTCGGTAAAGTTTGATAACGATTTTAGTAATGAGCAGGTTCATTAAAAAATTGACATAGGAATAATAAAACAAAAGAATTCTCTTTTAGAATTCTTTTGTTTGAATATGTCTTATAAGAAAGCACCTAAAAACAAATAAATAAATTTAGCGATTTCTTTACAAACTTAGAGATGCTGACAAAAGAAATCTGCTTCAAGATCATTGCATTCTTTAGCCAAATCATCTTTTTGATTAAGATGAAAAACATGTCCTTCCGGATGTTGATCATCCCCAAAAACACGTTGTTGGACATTCACACCGACTTTTTTAAGCTTGACTGCCAACTGAAGAGACTGCCGTTTTAAGAAATCATCTACAGCCGTGACAACATAAACCGGGGGGAAATCTTTTGTCAAATATTCTTCCGTATGCAATTGTTGTCCCCATTTTTCCAAGGCATGTTCGCCAAAATAAGCTTCAACCTCTCCATCCTCTGGCAGACTTTCCGGGTCAGTCAGAAAAGAGAGAGCAGAATTCAATCCAGCTGCCAGAATTTTTAATTTTGGCAAATCGTAATCAAATAATTTTTTAAAATCCGGATTGCTGAGAATTGTCAAATATTGTTCAGCCAGTTGGCCCCCGGCGCTATCGCCAACAACAAAGACTGACTGCGTATCCAAACCGTAATCCCGAGCGTGATTGCCGAGCCAATTCATCATTTCATTAACATCATCCAAAGCGGCTGGGTAAGGATGATCAGGCGCTAAACGGTAATTAAAATTAATAACGCCAAAACCACGTTGAGCCATTCCTAAACAGTAAAACTGATACCCTTCTTTGTTTCCATAGAAGAAGCCGCCGCCATGAATACTAATAATCATTGGAATTGGAAGGGCTTGATTTTCCGGCAAATATATGTCGAAT of the Oenococcus sp. UCMA 16435 genome contains:
- a CDS encoding alpha-L-arabinofuranosidase; this encodes MKINIDDQNTYGKINPNLHGQFIEFLGNCIDEGIWVGRDSKIPNIDGMRKGTIDALKKLAPPVVRWPGGCYADTYHWQDGIGPQKDRPVSFNENFGTYQKDRHSFGTDEFMEFCELIGSQPWFNINMLSGSVQEMKDWMEYCNRDEKTSLSDQRKDNGHADPYAVKYWGIGNEVWGGGGSMTPEMYADKYREYASAMPTFQKSIFDKNPIYKIASGPDGNKSIERVEWTKDFLKAFSRYRQPGINAMDLHFYNWNIEHESDTPTDFGEDDWYRVINGTQELDQIINQQADLIKEGLQNIPQPESSLDHRLDRIDLVVGEWGNWHRTAFTAKPALKQEVTMRDAISTALMLDILQKNSDKVSMACVAQTINVLNSLILTEGDQTILTPNYDVFMMYKAHRGNSALRIQTNQDQKNVYTFASKKDGEIILDVINANLNDQVKLTVELNKEIKNVTKDFLKSNHPTDFNSSDKPDQIRMQQTEVKDFSKGEIALELSPASVNVFHIKTVN
- a CDS encoding alpha/beta hydrolase; protein product: MSEIVLKKIEKFKQEWTKADAKRDEGLSTSPKGIKRYDNLSYGSHGEDNLFDIYLPENQALPIPMIISIHGGGFFYGNKEGYQFYCLGMAQRGFGVINFNYRLAPDHPYPAALDDVNEMMNWLGNHARDYGLDTQSVFVVGDSAGGQLAEQYLTILSNPDFKKLFDYDLPKLKILAAGLNSALSFLTDPESLPEDGEVEAYFGEHALEKWGQQLHTEEYLTKDFPPVYVVTAVDDFLKRQSLQLAVKLKKVGVNVQQRVFGDDQHPEGHVFHLNQKDDLAKECNDLEADFFCQHL
- a CDS encoding helix-turn-helix domain-containing protein, with translation MKTTLDAILNHLIRVLRVPIRLFQQDRLIQYWGHPPHSDKIINDHELINQILLNSSKKFPYLKYLSQQKILAVISGKNVKYVIGPVTINDSSEKAQAAIKIDNPGYSTEFLFEELNLLQNAIHGSDLQNSDIFIDNHLSKSKIQNNDTQIARYSSDNQENEFVHNPYDQEVRELRSVTEGNLSALNESIHESYEGRFATLGPTKLRSLKNLAIVDLALLARAAIKGGIDYEQSFTINDQYIRSVEQASNVQDVTALSLQAKIQYTELVHKIHYPIEKTKTNLIIKRCKKYIQTHLHNKIHLDKLARYCNVSEPYLSKLFHSTQQTTINEYIQKEKIEASKRDLIYTDSPINTIALNFGYASTSHYGSMFKRINGMTPLKYRNTFGKV